The genomic interval TGTAGATTACGTAGCTGCGGATTATACCTGATTTTACACGATGAGCAAGGAGAGATATTTAGGTTTAGCTATTTGCATAATATGGCGGATGGACACGTTTTCCTAGCTCCGAAGGCTGATCGCTTTATCTCCAGACCGCGGCTTGTTAAGACCAGTTCCTTGCCTGATTTGAGTAAAGTATATACTGACTCAACTCTGGTAGTCGCTGATCAGATTAATAACAAGAATATGTCTACTTCTGTACCCGAATACGGTTCGCTTTCTTCGTCCTTTGAAATGAGCGAAATGGCTGCTATCAAGAATGCATTAAATGGACGGTCCGTCAACTCCCTGAAGGTGAAAGATCTAAGGGAcgaacttgaaaaaagaaagctctcTAAATCTGGCAGGAAAACTGAGCTGGTTAAAAGACTCAAGGAGTCGATTTTGTCAGGATCTGGTGAAATTCAAATTCCCCGCCACAATGTCAACCAACCGTCACCTCGGCCATCGGCTGTTATAAACCTGGACGACACTAGCAGCAGCCCAGAACAACAGAGTCACACATGCAATGGCTACAAATCCCTTAAAGACCTATACGACCGCTTGGAAAATGAGgtaaacaaactcaaagacTCGTATAGATCTCGATTAACGGACAGTAGAGAAATACAGTCAACCTGTAAATCATGTCAAAATCAACAACGGATACAGGAAGAAAATCGCGCTCTGCGAGAGCAACTTCAGCTAATGAAGGGAAATCTagataaaacaaaagaggaGCGAGATTCCCTGCAGATGGTAGTATCATTGCTAAGCAAGGAGCTATATAACTTTCGCCTTGACAGCAAGGAAGCTTTTAATGAGTCGCCTTCGGTTGATCCTAAGGTGTCGGATACAAAATGGTCGGATACAAAGGCGGACACAAAGCAAAACAATGGATCATCTAAATCTCAATCTTCCAAAACAACGAAGAATCACCAAAGCAAATCGAGCAAGAAAAAGCCGCCAAACAAGAGTTCTCACAACAGCTCTAATACTCTTAACCACAACCAAGAAAGATCCTCGCCGACCACCGTCATTATTGGCGACTCAATTATCAGAAACATACAAGGGTGGCAATTAGGGAAAGAAGTCGGCCACCGGGTTGTTGTAAATTCCTTCGCGGGAGCTACAACAAGTGATATGTCACATTATGTGAAACCAACACTGGACAAGAAGCCGGACCAGATCATTTTACATGCTGGTACTAACGACCTTGGAAAACTATCCCCAAGCGAAATCGCCGATAACATCGTTGACCTAGCGAGGGAAATTGAAAGCTCCACGGACGCACAAGTAATAATATCAGAGCTGGTCACAAGATCGGACCTCTCAGATAGCGGCGATGTTGATGCAGTCAACAAAAGGCTTCGAAAATTCTGCAATCAGCGACAGTGGCACTTCATACTCCACGATGACATTCACTCAACGGACTTAAATAGAGGAGGACTTCATCTTGGGGAGACAGGTATTGCCAAAATGTTTAACAACTTCGCGAATAAATTACATGAATGTAATTGACCTACTGGCCGTCTGTTCAATTCAGAGCGTCTGTTCAATTCAGAGCGTAATCGTGACCTTGGAAATCCAATCGTTTCTCACCAATTTCTCCCGCCTAAACGAGGCTTTAAATTGGCCTCGCTAAATATCAATAGTCTTTCTGTACACATTGATGAACTAAGAATTTTGCTTTCCGACAGACCTATCGATATCTTAGCCATAAATGAAACTAAATTGGATGACACAATAGGCGATaatgaaattcatatttctGGCTATGAATCTATTCGTAGAGATCGCTCTACTAACGGTAGGTCTGGAGGgggtgtttgtttttttattcgttCCGAAATCAATTATTCTGTTCGCTCTGATCTAATATGTGAACAAATAGAAAGTCTGACTGTCGAAATCAAGAAGCCCAGATCAAGGCCTTTTGCCGTTATGACCTGGTATAGACCCCCTGATTCTTCAATTGATCTTTTTAGACCATTTGAAGAACTTATTGGAAAACTAGACTCAGAAAATATCGAATATTACGTCTTAGGAGATCTGAATTGTAATATGGCCGCACCTAAGTTTGACAAAAGTACAAATATCTTATCTAATATTGCTGATGTTTACGGCCTTGACCAGTTAATAACTGAACATACTAGAATTACCGACAAATCACGTACTTTAATTGatctaatttttacaaatactcCAGATAGGGTCGTCTGCTCAGGGGTCTCACATATAGGCATCAGCGATCACAGTTTAGTTTACGTTTTTCGTAAAGTTTCTATTGAATCGACAACGAATAAGCATACTACCCTGAGATAtaggaaatttaagaattttaactcTGATCACTTTCGTAACGATATAGGTCAACAGGATTGGAGTAGCATCGAAAGCTATTCTGATCCTAATTTAATGTGGGCTGCATGGAAACAACTATTCCTGGAATGTGTAAACAAGCATGCCCCACTTCATGTAAAACGGGCGCGCGTCTCAAAGTCACCTTGGATTACACCTTACTTAAAGAAACGAATGCATGACAGAGATattcttaaattgaaagcatCGCGTTCTAAGGATGCTAATGACTGgctacaatttaaaaaatgccgcaACCTAGTTAATAACgaaatcaaaaaagcaaaagagctcttttataaAAGAGCATTAGATGAAAACGAAGGCAACTCGCGCCAGACATGGAGGATTGTAAATGAGCTCATGTCGAGGAAAACTAATAATTGTtccataaaagaaatcaaaagcaacgGTAACTCTATTTACGGCCCTCCTGAGATGGCCGATGCCTTCAACAATCACTTTTCTTCTATTGGACCCAAGCTTGCTAGCCAGATTTATTCTAATAATGGTCCATCACACCTACATTACCTTGAGGGAACTGACAAACGTTTTGAGCTAAAATGTATTAATCCTTCTAAAGTGTTCTCACTTTTGTCTAAGCTTTGTAAATCGAAAGCCACAGGCTTAGATATGATATCTTCGCGACTTCTTAGGGAGTGCGCCGATCTGATAGCTGATccactgtgttttatttttaatcagtccATCAGATCAGGTGTTTTCCCTCAGGAATGGAAATGCGCAAAGGTTATTCCACTTTTCAAAGAGGGAGATCACTCCGACTTAAACAATTATCGCCCAATTTCTATCGTTCCTATAGTAGCTAAGGTGTTTGAGCGTATCATTTACGACCAGGTTTACGGttatctcactgaaaacaatttgatttccaaCCAGCAATCTGGTTTTCGTTCGCTCCATTCAACTGTTACTGCCTTGTTGGAGGCCACAAACAATTGGGCCTTCAACATTGATAAAGGCAGTATAAATGCAGTTGTTTTTCTCgacctaaaaaaggcttttgataccgttgaccatacaattcttatgtctaaattatttgaatatggtATCCGCGGTATCGCTTATGAATGGTTTAGCTCATACCTAGATAATCGCCATcaacaatgttttgtaaatggttCGCTCTCAATTAGTCAAGTTCTCACTTGTGGAATTCCGCAAGGAACAATTCTAGgacctttgctttttgttctatACATAAATGATCTTCCTAATTGCCTGTCTAATTCAGTTGCACGTATGTATGCCGACGATACTCACCTCACCTTTGCCAGTAACAGCATAGAAATGATCAATGATGTTATGAATCACGACCTATCCAATGTTAACACATGGCTCACTGCAAACAAATTGACTCtaaattcatctaaaactgaATTCATGTTAATTGGATCGCGGCAAAGGATAGGTACCCACGATACTTCCCCTAAACTAATCATAGGTGGTGACATAATTAAACAAGTTAGCTCAGTCAAATCTCTGGGTGTACATATTGACGAAAACCTTTCATGGAATATGCACATTGAAAAAATAGCCAAGAAAATCGCATCGGGCATTGGAGCAATTAAACGTTGTAGGCCTTTTGTTAATCGAACCACGCTTGAGTCCGTTTTCAATGTCTTAGTTCAACCGTACTTTAATTACTGCAGCGAGGTCTGGGGGCATTGTAACAAGGGTCTTTCGAATAAGCtccaaaagttgcaaaaccGGGCTGCCCGTATTCTGACCTTCTCCAGTTATGACACAAGCGCTTATCCTCTTTTTGTGCAACTTAACTGGAGACGGTTAGATACTCAGCGACAAATACAAGTGGCCACCATGGTCTATAAATCTATACATGGTCTTGCGCCCGACTATCTTGGTTCTCTTTTCACTAAATATGATCCTCCATATAATCTAaggaactctgaaaacaaactagctgTTCCATTGCCTCGCaccaatttcctaaaaaatagctttagctaTAACGGTGCGGTTATATGGAATAGCTTGTCCCCTGAATTGCGGCAAGCAAAATCACTTCAATCCTTCCGAAATGGTTGTCgcaatttcttcctctgaatcGACAAAACACACACGGCATCTATGTAAAgcagaatttccttatttttttctattttacttttaaattttagatcatgtttatatagattaaaatagattgtaactgtaataatagattgtaataatattattattttatctgatagatttaccgtgtctaaataaaaataaagttcaagttcaaaGTTCATATTTGATACTGACTGATCGTATaagaaaaataacttgttttgaCATTCAGCtcacaaattttttaaagcagTTGTTttctaattcaaaacatgcACTGTTGTATGCCTGATAGTTAACTTTCTCAGccaagaaaaaacaacaacaacaaacgatctgcggaaaaaaaaataaggcttAGAATTATTAAAATAACCACTTCCTTACATCGTCTTTGGTTTCAATTCAGTGGGAAGTCGATATTGTTATGACGGGGGACGAGAGcaatactttatttttaaaattactatTGATTACAGTTTCAGGTTTTCCCACACCTCTTTGTATTAATGTCTTGTTGACTGGAATTATAATATCAAGACAAAAACGTTTCATGTAAATAAAACTCACACTCACTAAACTTTAGTCAGACAAAACGGTgacttcaacaaaactaaatgGTGCTGTTAAATCAAACGATCATGAACCTTTAGTACTCCCGAGGAATACTCGGTTGAATGAGCTAGAATTGAATTTTCACTTGAACTGACTTTATTCTTAAAAGGCGTCATGCATTTGCTTTAACAAAGCCGTTCTGAATACTGAGGGTTCGGCATGATGTTAAATGTGTGAACTGAAAAGTTTCATTCCGTCAATGTGTTTTGAAATCTATTGTTTTGCTCGTGGTGAAACGGAATGACAATAGCGATAACATTGAATGTTTGTGAGGAAGTTGTAACTGCGAAATAAACACCACTTTAGATCTCGCTTTCACTTAGAATCCAAAGGGGAAATCCCAAGGTAAACGTTTTCTAAACGATAGGTATAATCGGGAAAGATGTAAGAAATTGCTTTCCGATGACGAAAACGAATGTTATTTCGATGCCCAAGGCtatatctgaaaaaaagaaaaacaaaagtgcaATACAGTATACATGCATGCATCATCTAGAAACGTTTTTTGACAATGAGAAGatttaagtgccgctctcgctaagagcggt from Pocillopora verrucosa isolate sample1 chromosome 14, ASM3666991v2, whole genome shotgun sequence carries:
- the LOC131775116 gene encoding uncharacterized protein — encoded protein: MSTSVPEYGSLSSSFEMSEMAAIKNALNGRSVNSLKVKDLRDELEKRKLSKSGRKTELVKRLKESILSGSGEIQIPRHNVNQPSPRPSAVINLDDTSSSPEQQSHTCNGYKSLKDLYDRLENEVNKLKDSYRSRLTDSREIQSTCKSCQNQQRIQEENRALREQLQLMKGNLDKTKEERDSLQMVVSLLSKELYNFRLDSKEAFNESPSVDPKVSDTKWSDTKADTKQNNGSSKSQSSKTTKNHQSKSSKKKPPNKSSHNSSNTLNHNQERSSPTTVIIGDSIIRNIQGWQLGKEVGHRVVVNSFAGATTSDMSHYVKPTLDKKPDQIILHAGTNDLGKLSPSEIADNIVDLAREIESSTDAQVIISELVTRSDLSDSGDVDAVNKRLRKFCNQRQWHFILHDDIHSTDLNRGGLHLGETGQQDWSSIESYSDPNLMWAAWKQLFLECVNKHAPLHVKRARVSKSPWITPYLKKRMHDRDILKLKASRSKDANDWLQFKKCRNLVNNEIKKAKELFYKRALDENEGNSRQTWRIVNELMSRKTNNCSIKEIKSNGNSIYGPPEMADAFNNHFSSIGPKLASQIYSNNGPSHLHYLEGTDKRFELKCINPSKVFSLLSKLCKSKATGLDMISSRLLRECADLIADPLCFIFNQSIRSGVFPQEWKCAKVIPLFKEGDHSDLNNYRPISIVPIVAKVFEPIWFSFAPFNCYCLVGGHKQLGLQH